From the Sandaracinaceae bacterium genome, one window contains:
- the mutY gene encoding A/G-specific adenine glycosylase, whose translation MHHERSLTDSARACTFSRVSGPDIRLLRAALLSWYDRAKRQLPWREHAHDPYAVWVSEVMLQQTRVDTVLPYYQRFLSRFPSLEALALASEDEVLAAWSGLGYYRRARMLHQGVREVVARYGGAVPRDPEARLSLPGVGRYTAGALGSVCFGLEEPIVDGNVARILTRLFGITSALPDRVTQVRLWDLAEQLVVGERPGDFNQAMMELGALVCTVKSPGCDACPARDLCVARQQGIAHELPRIPRKAPPRPTSLVAVVATRGAEVALVRGDDSLFGGLYGLPMAPLESSEAHAPLHAAANGALMVAGISARVSSEPVGEVQHILSHRRLRVIVFTATHARITGSDGPARLLPLGADRQLDGAEVGIAKLTHKVLAVAAGPPEPQAAAPRQSRRAHTK comes from the coding sequence ATGCACCATGAGCGGAGCTTGACCGACTCTGCCAGAGCCTGCACGTTCTCGCGCGTGAGCGGCCCCGACATCAGGCTCCTGCGCGCGGCGTTGCTGAGCTGGTACGACCGAGCCAAGCGCCAGCTCCCGTGGCGCGAGCATGCTCACGACCCCTATGCCGTTTGGGTATCGGAGGTGATGCTCCAGCAGACGCGTGTGGACACGGTCCTGCCCTACTACCAGCGCTTCCTCTCGCGGTTCCCATCGCTCGAGGCGCTGGCGCTGGCCAGCGAAGACGAGGTGCTCGCCGCGTGGAGCGGCCTCGGCTACTACCGTCGGGCACGCATGCTCCACCAGGGGGTGCGCGAGGTGGTCGCGCGCTACGGAGGGGCTGTCCCACGTGACCCCGAGGCGCGCCTCTCGCTGCCCGGGGTGGGCCGCTACACGGCAGGGGCGCTCGGCAGCGTCTGCTTCGGTCTCGAGGAGCCCATCGTGGACGGCAACGTCGCGCGCATCCTCACTCGGCTGTTCGGCATCACCAGCGCACTGCCCGACCGCGTGACGCAGGTGCGCCTGTGGGACCTGGCCGAGCAGCTGGTGGTGGGCGAGCGGCCCGGCGACTTCAACCAAGCCATGATGGAGCTGGGCGCGCTGGTGTGCACCGTCAAGAGCCCCGGTTGCGACGCGTGCCCGGCGCGCGACCTGTGTGTGGCGCGCCAGCAGGGCATCGCGCACGAGCTGCCTCGCATCCCCCGCAAGGCGCCGCCGCGGCCCACCAGCCTCGTGGCAGTGGTGGCCACGCGCGGCGCCGAGGTGGCATTGGTGCGCGGCGACGACTCGCTCTTCGGAGGGCTCTACGGCTTACCCATGGCGCCGCTCGAGAGCAGCGAGGCGCATGCGCCACTGCATGCTGCGGCCAACGGCGCGCTCATGGTCGCGGGGATCAGCGCCCGCGTGAGCAGCGAGCCCGTGGGGGAGGTGCAACACATCCTCAGCCACCGACGGCTGCGCGTGATCGTGTTCACCGCCACCCACGCACGCATCACCGGGAGTGACGGCCCCGCGCGCCTCTTGCCGCTGGGCGCGGACAGACAGCTCGACGGCGCCGAGGTGGGCATCGCCAAGCTGACGCACAAGGTGCTGGCGGTGGCAGCGGGACCGCCCGAGCCTCAGGCCGCGGCGCCACGCCAGAGCCGGCGTGCCCACACCAAGTAG
- the sixA gene encoding phosphohistidine phosphatase SixA, with amino-acid sequence MRILLVRHGEAVPYDTTPVDERRWLTPAGRAGVRDVAQALAKRGVRLSHVYTSPLVRAVQTAEILVQRVHPACDVPVSVHLALSAEEGSTTQALAPLSTTGASDTIALVTHMPKVAGLAAYLTGAPRFEPFATGAAYMLVRGPSGLCEVEFVVTPDRL; translated from the coding sequence ATGCGCATCCTCTTGGTTCGTCACGGCGAGGCCGTGCCCTACGACACCACCCCGGTGGACGAGCGCCGCTGGCTCACCCCGGCTGGACGCGCGGGTGTGCGTGACGTCGCACAGGCCCTTGCCAAGCGTGGGGTGCGCCTCTCGCACGTGTACACCAGCCCTCTGGTGCGCGCCGTGCAGACCGCCGAGATCCTGGTGCAGCGCGTCCACCCGGCGTGCGACGTCCCGGTCAGTGTGCACCTGGCGCTCTCGGCCGAAGAAGGCAGCACGACGCAGGCGCTGGCTCCGCTCAGCACGACGGGCGCGAGCGACACCATCGCGCTGGTCACCCACATGCCCAAGGTGGCGGGTCTGGCGGCCTACCTCACGGGGGCCCCGCGCTTCGAGCCGTTCGCCACGGGCGCGGCCTACATGTTGGTGCGGGGGCCCAGCGGTCTCTGCGAGGTGGAGTTCGTGGTCACGCCGGACCGGCTATAG